In Rhodopirellula islandica, one DNA window encodes the following:
- a CDS encoding alpha/beta hydrolase, translating into MNTPKQSFHASEFGELACTVVDGSDEPWLPVILCHGYGAPGDDLVGLTDYLVSKLGDAAKAVRFVYPVAPGDLADQGMPGGRAWWPLNMASLQQLLQTSQFDQLHDQTPPGIESASDQLVSTIQAVLSSMPADPPAGSNEQPGTTKSSRPYVLGGFSQGAMVSMNAALTGDIPPPNVLVQFSGTLVCGPKWREAASKSGGGRLKATRVLQSHGTLDQILPFSSAATLADTLHEEAEEWDFRAFQGPHTIEAGTLDALAEWILELTDRK; encoded by the coding sequence TCGGTGAGCTCGCGTGCACCGTGGTCGACGGCTCGGATGAGCCTTGGTTGCCTGTCATTCTCTGTCATGGTTACGGAGCCCCTGGCGATGACTTGGTCGGGTTGACGGACTACCTGGTCAGCAAGCTGGGTGATGCCGCCAAAGCGGTTCGGTTTGTGTATCCCGTCGCACCCGGTGACTTGGCGGACCAGGGCATGCCGGGCGGTCGAGCGTGGTGGCCACTGAACATGGCATCGCTTCAGCAGCTTTTGCAGACTTCCCAGTTTGACCAACTGCACGATCAAACGCCTCCGGGGATCGAGTCTGCCAGCGACCAATTGGTGTCGACGATTCAGGCGGTTTTGAGCAGCATGCCCGCGGATCCGCCGGCCGGATCCAACGAGCAGCCAGGCACGACGAAGTCGTCTCGGCCGTATGTTTTGGGCGGATTTTCCCAGGGCGCGATGGTGAGCATGAACGCGGCGTTGACCGGCGACATCCCTCCCCCGAATGTTTTGGTGCAATTCTCCGGTACATTGGTGTGTGGGCCGAAGTGGCGCGAGGCAGCGTCGAAGTCCGGAGGCGGCCGTTTGAAAGCGACGCGAGTGCTGCAGTCGCACGGAACGCTGGATCAAATCTTGCCGTTTTCCAGTGCCGCGACGTTGGCGGACACGTTGCATGAGGAAGCCGAGGAGTGGGACTTCCGAGCGTTCCAGGGACCGCACACCATCGAGGCGGGTACACTGGACGCGTTGGCCGAATGGATTCTTGAATTGACGGATCGCAAGTGA
- a CDS encoding BatA domain-containing protein, with protein MTFFNATLILGTLAAVVPIALHLLARREPQRVVFPGVRFLRPKLSSQRSRLRIRRWWLLALRVLAVIALAVALARPHIDSALSSTWWTVGLMGLTGVGFLVLASLAVARGMGRSLAIGVAVAGLVALLASLFLGTRTWATSGELSEGNEQPVAMALLIDNGPSAMRSVASSDGTNSSRLDQAIREAATVIERLPEGSRLAVLDRSATPIGFALDAASARLRLSQMKPLANPLPVQERMDAAVELLRSSDLPGKQLVVVSDWNAASWKPSAQTPAMQLEDVAISMLQVAASDDGSAGASEGALINRFLSPPKLIDAAPAPGVSIPISVSVGMESSASEGQSLNVTVQLSLYERDPSLPVIRDGELVLPRLRGVDRASATVVAGANVELVLTLPPLDLGTHHAVVELVGDDAFEWDDRRFLTLNIPVPPRVLLVGENADERNELGLALTAPKAPDDDGAGFRVAGVAYSDLSAVDWQLIDAVAMIDPPIQIDAASQSVVSGNGLTKNTVDQLMELARRGGGVVMMMGPSTEVLGVARPNNQTDEVDRLLPPLVRSWRVPAPGEFWEERLPSHPILRPLTLLDDQPPWSSFPVNRYWQTEPNVDAGWQTVVRYAGTQHPAILARTIESDESSVKSGRVAVLTTPLPALSKKTRSWNQMFTAADAWPAFVIWRGLMQWATGVSDQATTVLVGATAVVPETDAANRIQRASSPAESTTVAMTEPTVRLYSPLAVESAFGGEPAVSEVDVVERGGVFPETNEVGTTFLRGPDYWGGYSTNLDPVWSQDERVTASEMDLRFGVEQWMPSDSGERLSIQGRVGGSPQVSLHGPMMLLAVIVFLAEQLLSNRFYRTSGAAT; from the coding sequence GTGACGTTTTTTAACGCAACGTTGATCCTGGGGACGCTGGCGGCGGTGGTGCCGATTGCATTGCACCTGCTGGCTCGTCGTGAACCGCAGCGCGTTGTGTTTCCCGGGGTTCGGTTTTTGCGACCCAAGCTGAGTTCCCAGCGAAGTCGGTTGCGAATCCGTCGGTGGTGGTTGCTGGCGCTTCGTGTGTTGGCAGTCATCGCGTTGGCGGTTGCATTGGCTCGGCCGCACATCGATTCGGCATTGTCATCGACGTGGTGGACGGTCGGTCTGATGGGGCTGACCGGAGTCGGTTTTCTAGTTTTGGCCAGCCTTGCGGTTGCTCGTGGAATGGGGCGGTCGTTGGCCATTGGCGTGGCGGTGGCCGGCTTGGTCGCATTGCTTGCATCGTTGTTTCTGGGCACACGAACGTGGGCGACATCGGGTGAGCTGTCCGAAGGCAATGAGCAACCCGTCGCGATGGCGTTGTTGATCGACAATGGGCCCTCGGCGATGCGATCGGTTGCCAGTTCGGATGGAACGAATTCCAGTCGGCTGGACCAAGCGATTCGCGAAGCGGCGACAGTGATCGAACGTTTGCCAGAGGGAAGTCGTTTGGCGGTGTTGGACCGCTCCGCGACACCGATCGGGTTTGCGCTGGATGCCGCTTCGGCGAGGTTGCGTTTGTCGCAAATGAAACCGCTGGCCAATCCACTGCCGGTGCAAGAACGCATGGACGCGGCGGTCGAGTTGTTGCGGTCCAGCGATTTGCCGGGCAAGCAATTGGTGGTGGTGTCGGACTGGAACGCGGCGTCGTGGAAGCCCTCTGCGCAAACACCCGCGATGCAATTGGAAGACGTTGCAATCTCAATGTTGCAAGTCGCTGCCAGTGATGATGGCAGTGCAGGTGCTTCGGAAGGGGCTTTGATCAATCGCTTTTTGTCGCCACCGAAGTTGATCGATGCGGCTCCGGCACCGGGGGTCTCGATCCCCATTTCGGTCTCTGTTGGGATGGAATCGTCAGCGAGCGAAGGCCAATCACTCAATGTGACGGTGCAGTTGAGTTTGTATGAACGCGATCCATCGTTGCCCGTGATTCGTGACGGTGAGTTGGTGCTGCCGAGACTGCGCGGGGTGGACCGAGCTTCGGCAACGGTTGTTGCGGGAGCCAATGTGGAGTTGGTTCTGACATTGCCACCCTTGGACTTGGGGACTCATCACGCGGTGGTTGAGCTGGTGGGAGACGATGCGTTTGAGTGGGATGATCGACGTTTTTTGACACTCAACATTCCCGTTCCGCCGCGAGTGCTGTTGGTGGGTGAGAACGCGGATGAACGCAACGAGCTTGGACTCGCTTTGACAGCACCCAAAGCACCGGATGATGACGGGGCAGGATTTCGTGTTGCCGGGGTGGCCTACTCGGATTTGTCGGCGGTTGATTGGCAGCTGATTGATGCGGTGGCGATGATCGACCCGCCGATCCAAATCGACGCGGCATCGCAATCGGTCGTTTCGGGCAATGGGCTGACCAAGAACACCGTCGACCAGTTGATGGAGTTGGCTCGTCGCGGTGGAGGCGTGGTCATGATGATGGGGCCGTCAACGGAGGTCTTGGGTGTTGCGCGGCCGAACAATCAAACGGACGAGGTGGATCGGTTGTTGCCGCCTTTGGTGCGCTCGTGGCGAGTGCCGGCGCCAGGGGAGTTTTGGGAAGAGCGTCTGCCTTCGCACCCGATCTTGCGACCGCTGACCTTGCTCGATGATCAGCCGCCGTGGAGTTCCTTCCCTGTCAATCGCTACTGGCAAACCGAACCCAATGTGGATGCCGGTTGGCAGACGGTGGTCCGCTACGCCGGGACTCAGCACCCTGCCATCCTGGCTCGCACAATTGAGTCGGATGAATCAAGTGTGAAATCAGGTCGCGTCGCGGTGCTCACCACGCCCTTGCCGGCGTTGTCGAAGAAGACGCGATCGTGGAACCAGATGTTCACGGCCGCTGACGCTTGGCCCGCGTTTGTGATCTGGCGTGGACTGATGCAGTGGGCGACCGGAGTATCCGACCAAGCGACGACGGTCTTGGTGGGGGCAACCGCCGTGGTCCCTGAAACGGATGCTGCGAATCGGATTCAGCGTGCTTCCAGTCCGGCGGAGAGCACCACGGTTGCAATGACGGAACCAACGGTTCGGTTGTACTCACCGCTGGCAGTGGAAAGTGCGTTTGGCGGTGAACCCGCCGTCAGCGAAGTGGATGTGGTCGAACGTGGCGGCGTGTTCCCTGAAACCAACGAAGTCGGAACCACGTTCTTGCGAGGTCCCGATTACTGGGGCGGTTACTCAACGAACTTGGATCCCGTTTGGTCGCAAGACGAACGAGTCACCGCGTCGGAGATGGATCTGCGATTCGGGGTCGAACAGTGGATGCCATCGGATTCTGGGGAGCGATTGTCAATCCAAGGTCGAGTGGGAGGTTCGCCTCAGGTGTCGTTGCACGGACCGATGATGTTGCTGGCCGTGATCGTGTTTCTCGCCGAGCAGTTGCTGAGCAATCGCTTTTACCGCACATCGGGAGCGGCCACGTGA